Below is a window of Falco rusticolus isolate bFalRus1 chromosome 9, bFalRus1.pri, whole genome shotgun sequence DNA.
GACGGGCTGAGCCGGcgggaaactgaggcacggagccCAGCCACGGCTCAGCACCCAAACACGCCGCATGTAGCTCTTTTCCCCAAACCCCCTTCTCCACTGCTGAGAAATTAATAATGAAACACTCCCCTCAGCCGCAGGGTGCCAAGGGGCACTGCCACCCCCTCCGCTACGGGCCCACTTCTAAATAGTTTATAAGCGGTTAATGAATTATGAGGACCcagccacaggctgctgctggccccgtCCCCTTTGTTACCACTAGTgagcagccccgctcccccttCAGCTGGGAAACCCAAATACAAACCCCAGGACCAGaagtggagaggaaaaacacaaaaaaaactcccacccccccaaatcccATCACTTGGTTAGAAAAGGTTTTGGCAGTGTGGGTGTGGGGCGCAGCGGTGCTGGGAGGGGCCGAGTGGTTTTGGGATGCTGGGGCACTGATGGGTGGCAGTGTCACCCCGCTGGGTCCCACCAAGAACCGCAGGGCTTTGTTGAGGGAAGGATGGCTGCAGACCAGGATCAGGGTGCTGGGTATGGCAGAGGGGAGCTGAGCCCCAGGAGAGGTCCCCCCACCCAGAGGCTTGGGGGAGGGAGTCTCTGTGGTGACCCCAAAAGTGATGCAACCCCAAATCAAGCCCAGGGGACCTGGCCCCCACCATGCACCCGCAGGGGGTGCAACGTGCCCAAACCAGGATAGGCAGGATCTCACCCCCATGCCTCCCACCCATGGAGAGGGGGATGCCCCAAACCCTGCGCTTCCCACCTGCCGCCCCCCAAAACCagctcaaaaccaaacacatccCAGGCATGAGGAGCCACCGTGTGCAATGGCGGTGGTCCTGTGGGAGGCACCTGGTGGCCCCCCAGcacctggctcctgctgctccccactcCCGGGGGATGCAGGGGAACCCCCAtccatcccagccccaggggtCTGCCCAGCTGTGGGGGGCAGCCCCTAGGGCCaggtggggtgggagaaggtGATGTTGTAGAGGCCAGCCCAGCTGGCGAAGACCCGCTTCTCGGTGATGAAGCGGTGGTGGTTGCCCTTGCGGCTCCGCTCGTTGTGGATGTAGGTGGTGCACTCGTCGGGGCCCTTCGGCTCGTAGTAGTGGTAGGGCAGGCGGCGTGGCGGGGGCCGGCGGCTGTGTGGGGGGGAAGCATGGGGTGGGCCCCATGGTGGGGTCAGGGAGCCAGGGTGGGGACTCGAGGGTTTCCTTACCCACAGTAGTTGGGTGGCACCATGCCATAGACGTGGACGGCATCACACAGCTCTACCGCGATCACCATGGTGAACCAGCCGGTGCTGAGCCACGAGCGTGACTTCTCCCTGGGAAGGGAAAATGAGgcgaggggtgggggggggagatgggggCAAGGTGATGTGGATGACGGACATCCCCCCAGGGTCCCCAACCTGCCCCAGGGACCTCCAGCCcggtgctgcagcccctcccATGGAGCAGCCCCAAGAGCCAGCTCTGTCCCAGGGACCTGGAAAAAGGAGGGACACGGTGCTGAAGATGGCTCTGCGGTACCTGTCCTTCCCTGTCTCCCCCCGAAACAGGTCATCAAACTGCTTCATGCGGCTGGGGGAGACGACGTAGGCTGTCATGTTGGGGAAAGAGGTACTGACGCGCTGGATGATTTTCAGGAGGCTCTTTTGCATCTTGGCAGGTGGCCCCCAGAAGATGAAGATGGTCTCCGGGGTCTTGTTGACGAACTCCTGGGGCCGTTTGAGGACGCGGTACAGGCTGGAGTGGGCTACCACACGGAAGCTGGTCTTGTTGCCCACGTCAGCCTCGTAGCCAGTGGTGGGAGCGTCATTCATGCGGATGGTGCACTCAGCCCCATCGATGGCCGAGCCCAGGCGGGTGCCCAGGAGGTGGCTGGAGCTGGTGACAATGACGCACTGGTGGCAGCGGGCAGTCAGGGTCTGGTGATGACAAGCCACCGTGAGCAGGTGACTTTTGGTGTCACCATGACCGAGCAGGGAAAGATGGAGCTGAGACAGGGGACAAGGCATTGCTGTCCCCTGCAGAGCCACCATCCCACTGGAGAGGATGTCAAGCAGATGCCAgaccctgtgcctgctgccctggccgGGCCCTGCCACCCAGCTCGTACCTTGTTCCCGCAGACGGGCAGGTACCCACTTTTCACCCCCCACTTCTTGAGGTCGGGGGGCTGGCGGGCTCTGCCCCGCAGGTGGCTGTAGGGGAAGACCTCGCTCCCGCTACCCGAGCTGTAGATGATCAGCAACATGATCAGGGCAAAGAGGACCCCCAGGGCGGCGGCGCGCTGGCTCTGCCGTGTTGGGAGAGAGTGTCAGTTACTGCCCCGACCCTGCAGGCGTCAgcatccagccctgctccccacagcagctccagcaggatGCCCGTGCCCCAGGGAGATGCCCACTGTCCCAGGGGCGATGCCCCGGCACTCACCGTGCTGCCGCTCATGTCTTTGTGCTGGCCTCAGCGCACAGCGATCGCCGGCGTCCCGTGGACACCTGCAAGGCACATGGTCACCGCCACCCGCCCGTGCTCAGCTCCCATCCCTGGAGCAGCGGGGATATGGGATGGGATACGGGACAGGATACGGGACAGCCTGGCTCACTGTGCTGGAGCAAGCAGGGCCCCACAGGGCGGGCACCCAGCCGGCTCCCCGGCCCCCGTTTGAGGGGAGGATGGATGCCTGGTGCCATGTGGGCAAGGGGCATGCTGTGGGCAATGGCCGggcaggctctgctgtgcagggagcGGGACCCAGCCACAGCTCGTGCCGGGGAGATCCCGGTGTCGGGCCGAGCTCCAGGGAAGGATTATCCCCCGCCGGCAGGGCTGaagctgctcagccctgcagggtCAGGGAGGGTAAACCTGCTGCTCGTGCAGCCAAATCCCATTAAAACAGCCACGGCGGAGGCTCGGACCGGagggggggcacaaggagccgAGACCGGCCTCACTCAGCTCACCCATGGGCTCCTGTCCAGCCGGAGCCGGCGGCCCCCCCAAGCCCGGGCCCGAGGCATGCGGGG
It encodes the following:
- the ST6GALNAC6 gene encoding alpha-N-acetylgalactosaminide alpha-2,6-sialyltransferase 6 translates to MSGSTSQRAAALGVLFALIMLLIIYSSGSGSEVFPYSHLRGRARQPPDLKKWGVKSGYLPVCGNKTLTARCHQCVIVTSSSHLLGTRLGSAIDGAECTIRMNDAPTTGYEADVGNKTSFRVVAHSSLYRVLKRPQEFVNKTPETIFIFWGPPAKMQKSLLKIIQRVSTSFPNMTAYVVSPSRMKQFDDLFRGETGKDREKSRSWLSTGWFTMVIAVELCDAVHVYGMVPPNYCGRRPPPRRLPYHYYEPKGPDECTTYIHNERSRKGNHHRFITEKRVFASWAGLYNITFSHPTWP